One Watersipora subatra chromosome 4, tzWatSuba1.1, whole genome shotgun sequence genomic window carries:
- the LOC137394684 gene encoding uncharacterized protein produces the protein MLTFPPHCSHKLQPLDISVYGPLKRYFNDACNSWKLENPGKTLSIYNMAEMLGLMFGRAMTAPNIIAGFCKPGISPFDRHTFSDEEFFGSFVTDRPATVDVVDPNKDNNSLFTTEPPDVLTAVDLTTSDDIPSSQETVSPSSSTMPIDDALPGCSIKRTVTPDQIRPFPKAAPRKSFCNYKRKSTAILTDTPVKEKIAKAAKERANRSHSKIEAKKKWPKKEILPESSDDEKEIEAEERKLAKQLEDKNDDEPISEAEDECGNAINIDSLNISEYVLACVHGKKMTKHFVAVITEVIKDTNEISVDFLKTVGENQFTVPKEKDSATVHIDDIVMLLPTPAVSGGTKRTSERLNFAVDLATYM, from the exons ATGCTCACTTTTCCACCACATTGCTCCCACAAGTTACAGCCCCTAGATATTTCTGTGTATGGCCCTTTGAAGCGCTATTTCAATGATGCTTGCAATTCATGGAAGCTAGAAAATCCAGGGAAAACACTTAGCATCTATAACATGGCTGAGATGCTTGGACTAATGTTTGGTAGAGCTATGACTGCCCCTAACATCATAGCAGGGTTCTGTAAACCTGGCATCTCGCCGTTTGATCGGCACACATTCTCCGATGAGGAGTTCTTTGGTTCTTTTGTGACCGACAGGCCAGCAACAGTTGATGTTGTCGATCCTAACAAAGATAATAATTCCCTATTCACCACAGAACCACCTGATGTTCTCACAGCTGTTGATTTAACCACTTCAGATGATATCCCTTCTTCTCAAGAAACAGTCTCACCCTCATCTTCCACCATGCCTATTGATGATGCTCTCCCTGGTTGCTCCATCAAGCGAACTGTCACACCGGATCAGATTCGCCCATTTCCAAAAGCAGCACCCCGTAAAAGTTTTTGTAACTACAAAAGAAAGTCTACTGCCATCTTGACTGACACGCCTGTGAAGGAGAAAATAGCCAAAGCTGCAAAAGAAAGAGCTAACAGAAGTCACAGTAAAATTGAGGCAAAAaag AAATGGCCAAAAAAAGAGATTCTTCCGGAATCTAGTGATGATGAGAAGGAAATCGAAGCTGAGGAGAGAAAGTTAGCAAAACAATTGGAAGACAAGAATGATGATGAGCCAATAAGTGAAGCTGAAGATGAATGTGGAAATGCCATCAATATCGACAGCTTGAACATATCAGAATATGTATTGGCTTGTGTGCATGGGAAGAAAATGACTAAGCATTTTGTGGCTGTCATCACAGAGGTCATAAAGGATACTAATGAGATATCAGTAGATTTTCTCAAAACTGTAGGAGAGAATCAATTCACTGTGCCAAAAGAGAAAGACAGCGCTACTGTGCACATTGATGACATAGTCATGCTCTTACCTACTCCTGCTGTTAGTGGTGGCACTAAGCGTACATCTGAACGGCTGAATTTTGCGGTAGATTTGGCAACATACATGTGA